Below is a genomic region from Desulfuromonadales bacterium.
CAGGTGGTTCTCGCTTTTTCCGCCGCCCACAAGGGGCTGCGCCTTTATCCCCTGCAGCACCCGGCCATCGAAAAACAGGTGCAGGCCCTATTCTCGGCCCTTACAACACTTTTCCGGCATGGGAAACTCGTTAGAGTCGGACTGCTTGAAGGCGCCCTGTTCGTGGAAGATTATCTGTTTGCCGAGGAAAGTCCGGCGGCCGATGAAATTGTCGGGATTCTAAATAATTGTGAAATCCAGGGGCTGGAATTTCACCTCGGGACAACGCTGGACGAACTCCGTGCCCTGCTTAAATTGATCTACCAGGGAACACCAAAGGGGGAGGCTTTCGAGACGAGCATTCGCAAAGCCGGCTGTCACCACATCTGCATCTTCACGGTACGCAAAACTGAGGAGAACCTCGATGAGGCCCCCCGTCAGGTCTACGGACGAGCGCTCAGGGTGGTGGACAGGATTTTCCAGGACGTGCGGATGGGCAAGATCCCGTCCTCCGCCGAAGCCATGGAAGTGGTCCGCAGCATGGTCCAGCTCACCCTTGCCGAGCCACACGCCCTGTTTGCCCTGTCGATGCTCAAGGACTACGACAACTATACCTTCACCCACTCGGTCAACGTCTCGGTCATCGCCCTGGCCGTCGGTCGTGCCTGCGGTCTCTCCGAGGAGCAGTTGCGCACTCTCGGCCTGGGAGGGCTGCTGCATGATCTCGGCAAGCTCAAGATCGATCTGGGAATTATCAACAAGCCGGGCCGGCTTACCGATGAAGAATTCGAGCAGATCAAGACGCACCCGCGCACCGGCGCCGACCTGGTCAAGGAGATGGAAGGGGTCACCCCGGAGGTGATCGACATCGTCCTCGGCCACCATCTGCGCTATGACCGGGAAGGTTACCCGGCCGATGCAAAGGGGCACGAGGTCTCCCCGCTGATCGACATGGCCGCCATC
It encodes:
- a CDS encoding HD domain-containing phosphohydrolase — encoded protein: MDPETLRQVVLAFSAAHKGLRLYPLQHPAIEKQVQALFSALTTLFRHGKLVRVGLLEGALFVEDYLFAEESPAADEIVGILNNCEIQGLEFHLGTTLDELRALLKLIYQGTPKGEAFETSIRKAGCHHICIFTVRKTEENLDEAPRQVYGRALRVVDRIFQDVRMGKIPSSAEAMEVVRSMVQLTLAEPHALFALSMLKDYDNYTFTHSVNVSVIALAVGRACGLSEEQLRTLGLGGLLHDLGKLKIDLGIINKPGRLTDEEFEQIKTHPRTGADLVKEMEGVTPEVIDIVLGHHLRYDREGYPADAKGHEVSPLIDMAAIADTYDAITTLRSYQRPSTPRKAVTRLREVVAAGGLHPQFVEQFIASLGTYPVGSLVRLDSSEIGLVVWVDTKDPDSVRIKILIDPNGTLLAESRRIDLQGTDSRRIIAEVDPFTKGIEVTDYLD